One window of the Burkholderia sp. FERM BP-3421 genome contains the following:
- a CDS encoding DsbA family protein gives MTNDLKLQYFFDPLCGWCYAAAPALAGLAEAYPDALELMPSGLFADEGARDLTRDFADYAWRNDQRIEQLTGQRFTEAYRRDVLLRDGVRFDSGPATRALTALRELDPGLEHALLEAIQLARYVDGLDTARAEVLGQIAARVAAAAQRPLDAAALARRIDEDPALAAATAARTNDSQRMMQALRVSGVPQLLVTRNGRSQLLHGEPLYRGPQGLLALIEQGGREA, from the coding sequence ATGACGAACGACCTGAAACTGCAGTATTTCTTCGATCCCCTGTGCGGCTGGTGTTATGCGGCGGCTCCCGCGCTCGCGGGATTGGCCGAGGCCTATCCCGACGCGCTGGAACTGATGCCGTCGGGGCTGTTCGCGGACGAGGGCGCGCGGGATCTGACGCGCGATTTCGCGGACTACGCGTGGCGCAACGACCAGCGGATCGAACAACTGACCGGCCAGCGTTTCACCGAGGCGTATCGCCGCGACGTGCTGCTGCGCGACGGCGTCCGCTTCGACTCCGGTCCGGCGACGCGCGCGCTGACCGCGCTGCGGGAACTGGACCCCGGCCTGGAACATGCGCTGCTCGAAGCGATCCAGCTGGCGCGCTACGTCGACGGGCTCGACACCGCGCGGGCCGAGGTGCTGGGGCAGATTGCGGCGCGCGTGGCGGCGGCCGCGCAACGCCCGCTCGACGCGGCCGCGCTGGCGCGCCGCATCGACGAGGATCCTGCGCTTGCCGCGGCGACGGCCGCGCGCACGAACGACTCGCAGCGGATGATGCAGGCCTTGAGGGTGTCGGGCGTGCCGCAGTTGCTGGTGACGCGCAACGGGCGCAGCCAGTTGCTGCACGGCGAACCGCTGTATCGCGGTCCGCAGGGCCTGCTCGCCTTGATCGAGCAGGGCGGTCGCGAGGCCTGA
- a CDS encoding LysR family transcriptional regulator, which translates to MDRLTAMRVFVETAERGSVSAAALHLDMSRAMASRYVALMEQWSGARLLHRTTRRLTLTTAGTQMLPLCRDMLGMAGRIESLAADDGGAPRGQLRLTASAIFAQTHLSDALLDFLARYPAVSVDLQVVDRTVDLVEERIDLAIRITRAPDPGLIARKLGVCRSVLCAAPAYLQARGTPTEPRDLARHNCLTYAYFGQSVWHLGRGGEPIAVPVQGNFATNESSVLLRAARAGGGIALLPTFAANEYLRTGALVAVLPDYAPPDLDIHALYASRRQLPSATRALIDFLAERFGGTPEWDR; encoded by the coding sequence ATGGATCGGCTCACCGCAATGCGGGTGTTCGTGGAGACAGCGGAGCGCGGCAGCGTCTCGGCGGCCGCGCTGCATCTCGACATGTCGCGCGCGATGGCGTCGCGCTATGTCGCGCTGATGGAGCAATGGTCCGGCGCGCGCCTGCTGCACCGGACCACCCGCCGCCTGACGCTGACGACGGCGGGCACCCAGATGTTGCCGCTGTGCCGCGACATGCTCGGGATGGCGGGCCGGATCGAATCGCTGGCGGCGGACGACGGCGGTGCGCCGCGCGGCCAGCTGCGGCTCACGGCAAGCGCGATCTTCGCGCAGACCCATCTGTCCGACGCCCTGCTCGATTTCCTCGCCCGCTATCCGGCGGTATCGGTCGACCTTCAGGTGGTCGACCGCACCGTCGATCTGGTCGAGGAGCGCATCGACCTCGCGATCCGCATCACCCGCGCGCCCGATCCCGGCCTGATCGCCCGCAAGCTCGGCGTGTGCCGCTCGGTGCTGTGCGCCGCGCCCGCCTATCTCCAGGCGCGCGGCACGCCGACCGAACCGCGCGATCTCGCGCGCCACAACTGCCTGACCTATGCGTACTTCGGCCAGAGCGTCTGGCACCTGGGCCGCGGCGGCGAGCCGATCGCCGTGCCCGTGCAGGGCAACTTCGCCACGAACGAGTCGTCCGTGCTGCTGCGCGCGGCGCGGGCGGGCGGCGGCATCGCGCTGCTGCCGACCTTCGCGGCCAACGAATATCTGCGCACCGGCGCGCTCGTCGCCGTGCTGCCCGACTATGCGCCCCCCGATCTCGACATCCATGCGCTCTACGCGTCGCGCCGGCAACTGCCCTCGGCAACCCGGGCGCTGATCGATTTCCTCGCGGAACGCTTCGGCGGCACGCCGGAGTGGGATCGATGA